The following coding sequences lie in one Anomaloglossus baeobatrachus isolate aAnoBae1 chromosome 7, aAnoBae1.hap1, whole genome shotgun sequence genomic window:
- the LOC142244964 gene encoding tubulin alpha-1A chain-like, which translates to MRECISIHVGQAGVQMGNACWELYCLEHGIQPDGQMPSDKTIGGGDDSFNTFFSETGAGKHVPRAVFVDLEPTVIDEVRTGTYRQLFHPEQLITGKEDAANNYARGHYTIGKEIIDLVLDRTRKLADQCTGLQGFLIFHSFGGGTGSGFTSLLMERLSVDYGKKSKLEFSIYPAPQISTAVVEPYNSILTTHTTLEHSDCAFMVDNEAIYDICRRNLDIERPTYTNLNRLIGQIVSSITASLRFDGALNVDLTEFQTNLVPYPRIHFPLATYAPVISAEKAYHEQLTVAEITNACFEPANQMVKCDPRHGKYMACCLLYRGDVVPKDVNAAIATIKTKRTIQFVDWCPTGFKVGINYQPPTVVPGGDLAKVQRAVCMLSNTTAIAEAWARLDHKFDLMYAKRAFVHWYVGEGMEEGEFSEAREDMAALEKDYEEVGTDSVEGEGEGEEGEEY; encoded by the exons ATG AGGGAATGTATCTCAATCCACGTTggccaggctggagtccagatgggCAATGCCTGCTGGGAGTTGTACTGCCTGGAACACGGCATCCAGCCGGACGGGCAGATGCCCAGCGACAAGACCATCGGTGGAGGAGACGACTCCTTCAACACCTTCTTCAGTGAGACGGGGGCTGGTAAACACGTCCCCCGCGCTGTGTTTGTGGACCTGGAGCCCACTGTGATCG ATGAGGTGAGAACTGGAACCTACAGACAACTGTTCCACCCTGAGCAGCTCATCACCGGCAAGGAAGATGCCGCCAATAACTACGCCCGTGGCCATTACACCATTGGCAAGGAGATCATTGACCTGGTGCTGGACAGGACCCGCAAGCTG GCGGATCAGTGCACAGGTCTCCAGGGCTTCCTCATCTTCCACAGTTTCGGTGGTGGCACTGGATCAGGCTTTACCTCCCTCTTGATGGAACGTCTCTCCGTTGACTATGGCAAAAAGTCCAAGCTGGAGTTCTCCATCTACCCTGCCCCCCAGATCTCCACCGCTGTGGTTGAACCATACAACTCCAtcctcaccacacacaccacactggaGCACTCAGACTGCGCCTTCATGGTGGACAATGAGGCCATCTATGACATCTGTCGCAGGAACCTGGACATTGAGCGTCCGACCTACACCAACCTGAATCGTCTCATTGGTCAGATTGTGTCCTCCATCACAGCCTCCCTCAGGTTTGATGGTGCTCTGAATgtggacttgacagagttccaaaccAACCTGGTTCCCTACCCCCGTATCCACTTCCCCCTGGCCACCTATGCCCCCGTCATCtctgcagagaaagcttaccatgaGCAGCTTACTGTGGCTGAGATCACCAACGCTTGCTTTGAGCCGGCCAACCAGATGGTGAAATGTGACCCCAGACACGGTAAATACATGGCTTGCTGCCTGCTGTACCGCGGTGATGTGGTACCTAAGGATGTCAATGCCGCCATTGCCACCATCAAGACCAAGCGCACCATCCAGTTTGTAGACTGGTGCCCAACAGGGTTCAAAGTTGGTATCAATTACCAACCACCAACTGTGGTTCCCGGTGGAGACCTGGCCAAGGTGCAGCGCGCTGTGTGCATGCTCAGTAACACCACCGCCATTGCCGAGGCCTGGGCTCGCCTGGACCACAAGTTTGACCTGATGTATGCCAAGCGAGCCTTTGTGCACTGGTATGTGGGTGAGGGCATGGAGGAAGGAGAGTTCTCTGAGGCTCGGGAGGACATGGCCGCCCTGGAGAAGGATTACGAAGAGGTCGGCACCGACAGCGTGgaaggagagggagaaggagaggagggagaggagtattAA